The nucleotide sequence AATGGCACGCCGACGCGGGAATGATCTCGCTCTACTACGCATCCCGACGGCTATTACCAGGGAAGACACGTGCGTTTGTGGACTTCGTGATCGAGCATTTCCGGCGGTTCGGCTACGCCGAAAAATTCGACGCCACAACGAACCATGTGGCCCGCGAAAGCAAAAGAATGCGACAGCAACGCAAATGAGCGGTATGGACTATCGGTAATGAGGCCAGTGTCGTGGTGAAACCATGGCAGCCCGGGATGCCAATTCCGGCCTCCAAGTGGGTTGATGCACACATAGGTACCGTTGGAAGGTAGGCACCTGGACATTGCCTGTCTTATGGGTCTGGCTCTGCAGATTGGCCGTATAAGCACTTGAGCACCAGGCGTTGAAGTGCCGGTGCTTGTTGTCCGTTAGGGAGGCTCTGCAAATATGAAACTCCGTCCCACAGAACGCCAGTACCTCCTGGAGCAACACGCCAAAGCGGTTGACCGTATGGTCAGGTGCCTGAATGACGCTGAACTCCAGAAGGCCGACGAGGAGGTAGTCTCGGCTTGGGCAGAGTATTCCGACGACAATTGCGCAACGTGGCTTGCACTTCCGGATGACGATGCGACCTTGCGCACCATTCTTCTGAGGTACTTGGTGCGTCAGGAACAAGAAGCGGCTTCTGAGCGCGTTACCGCTATTGCTGCTGCAGACGGGAGCGGGGATCTCATGATTTCGTTGTCTGCAGAGCTAGTCGAGTCCCTTGACTGGAGGGAAGGAGATCAGCTATCGATTGAGATCGCCGACGGCGACACGTTGGTGCTCCAACGCCTATAGCACAGCAGGCGTTCGAGCCACCAGCGCTCAAAACATCCGCGACGGCTTAACTTCCGCCACCGAAACGGCCCCAGCAAGGTCGCTGGGGGTTGCAACTTCAGCGTCCGCTTGTGCTCACTATTTAGTCGTTGAGTCGGGAAACGCCCTCAATGAGGTTGGGGTGCCAAGCGATGCCTTGAAGCAACGTGTGGTTCGTTCGCACCCAATGTTCGGAATCGCACTAGTCCACTGCGTCTTTGAAATAGCACCCCTTCCATCTATGATGGATGCATGGGAAAGATGAACTTGGACGAGCTCGAACGAGAGCAATTGTTGGCAGCCACGCGCAGCCAGACGGTGCGTGTGGGGGATGTGCGTCGGGCCAGGTTGATCCTGATGCTCGAAGACGGGGAATCGCGCGAGGCGATCATGCAGCGGCTCGGTTGCGATTCGCGCTTTATCGCGCGTTGGTCGCGTCGGTTTCTGGCCGAGCGGCTGGCGGGCCTGTATGCACGCCATCCCGGCAGAGCCCCCGCGCGCGCGCCGGAGAAGCTTGAGGCGCGTGTGTTGAACACCACGCTCAAGCGCAAGCCAGCCGACGGCTCCACGCATTGGAGTAGTTACAAGCTGGCCGCAGAGTTGGGCAACGTGTCGGTCTCGACCGTGCAACGTATCTGGCGCAAACATGGTCTGCGCCCCCATCGAATGGCGCAGCACATGATCTCCAACGATCCGGACTTCGAGACCAAGGCTGCCGACGTCATTGGCTTGTACCTGAACCCGCCGGCGCATGCGGTGGTGTTCTGCGTGGATGAGAAGACCGCGATCCAGGCATTGGACCGCAAAGACCGCATGTTGCCGCTGTCTCCTGGGCGTGCCGAAAGCCATGGATTCGAGTACAAGCGCAACGGCACCTTGAGCCTGTTTGCCGCGTTAAACACGGCCACCGGAGAAGTGCTAGGCAAGACTGCGGCGCGCCACACCAGCGAGCAGTTCGTGGCGTTTCTGACCGATATCGTGGCCCATCAGCCCGAGGGTCAGGAAATCCATGTGATCTGTGACAACGTGAGCAGCCACAAGACGTCGCGCGTCCAGGAATTCCTGCGGGCCTATCGGCACGTGCACATGCACTTCACGCCCACCTATTCGTCGTGGCTGAACCAGGTGGAGAATTGGTTCTCCCGTATCCAGCGTGACGTAATTAGTCGCGGCATCTTTACTTCCGTGAAGGACC is from Cupriavidus sp. P-10 and encodes:
- a CDS encoding IS630 family transposase, whose product is MGKMNLDELEREQLLAATRSQTVRVGDVRRARLILMLEDGESREAIMQRLGCDSRFIARWSRRFLAERLAGLYARHPGRAPARAPEKLEARVLNTTLKRKPADGSTHWSSYKLAAELGNVSVSTVQRIWRKHGLRPHRMAQHMISNDPDFETKAADVIGLYLNPPAHAVVFCVDEKTAIQALDRKDRMLPLSPGRAESHGFEYKRNGTLSLFAALNTATGEVLGKTAARHTSEQFVAFLTDIVAHQPEGQEIHVICDNVSSHKTSRVQEFLRAYRHVHMHFTPTYSSWLNQVENWFSRIQRDVISRGIFTSVKDLDRKLMRYIRQHNENPAPIKWKYNDPTRRIRPVPFN